Proteins encoded in a region of the Marinococcus sp. PL1-022 genome:
- a CDS encoding DNA translocase FtsK, with product MPSSFQQWMKRMQHFLFNDEEQPEDNNRESRVKRSGEDPPPYIARMTYQESEPVKMFNVYPKSYEEAQKQKGSARAPERPSAAKLSGTPAEPHTSSSYSHGEAEQERSGKSSKRSVSREEKKAEPENSGYFRGKNFEAGSIPSPIFGYQQAELHPGNLRDPEAEERKETSVQEQIREDIAFLNSIRTGARRPSSVTKQVEEKEASRKRRAPSILQEDTDRFMEISRAQRSGKWDTAEKDQQAENSTPEDEPESEEKKDPELFPSGTAFEIEPEEAADKEPVEAEVPEKDQESQAVSIPWEEEKTPDAIVEDVQEIRPAAVENSPGPAPEKNELPAGRSETKTEEPTAASPSSVKERPAAAPVKKQTGSKRASTSTPFNVMMYPKDKRSAGQQSKQKGYRLPSLQLLNIPPKKEDEDQSELEEQREQLETTLKNFHVDAKVSQITKGPSVTRFEVQPAPGVKVTKVTNLTDDIKMALAAKDLRMEAPIPGKNAIGIEVPNPTSAPVFLREILRRDVFKNHQSPLSVAMGLDIGGNPVIADLQNMPHGLIAGATGSGKSVCINSILLSLLYKSSPEECKWMLIDPKMVELASYRDVPHLITPVINDAKEATGALKWAVQEMEDRYERLAREGVRDMKKYNERMEKQGRPADKMPYLVIVIDELADLMMVSPQDVEDAICRIAQKARACGMHLLVATQRPSVDVITGLIKANIPTRIAFSVSSQVDSRTILDGGGAERLIGKGDMLFYPNGASKPTRVQGTFVTDEEIDAVTDYVKEQKKPVYQFQKEELQKHLEKEEHQDPLYDNACEFVIDQKQASASQLQRRFSLGYNRAAKLIDTMENRGIVSEARGSKPRNVLVTRQEWEESV from the coding sequence ATGCCGTCATCCTTTCAACAATGGATGAAAAGAATGCAGCATTTTCTTTTTAACGATGAAGAACAGCCAGAAGACAACAACCGTGAAAGTCGTGTAAAGCGCTCCGGAGAGGATCCGCCTCCATACATAGCGAGAATGACGTATCAGGAATCTGAGCCGGTGAAGATGTTTAATGTTTATCCCAAAAGCTATGAGGAAGCACAAAAACAAAAGGGCAGCGCGCGGGCTCCTGAGCGGCCGAGCGCAGCAAAGCTTTCGGGCACTCCTGCCGAACCGCACACCTCCTCCAGTTACAGCCATGGCGAAGCAGAACAGGAACGCAGTGGGAAAAGCTCTAAACGATCTGTTTCCAGAGAGGAAAAAAAGGCTGAACCAGAGAATTCCGGCTATTTCCGGGGGAAAAACTTTGAAGCAGGCAGTATCCCTTCCCCTATCTTTGGGTATCAGCAGGCCGAGCTGCATCCGGGTAATTTAAGAGATCCGGAGGCGGAAGAAAGAAAGGAAACATCCGTGCAGGAACAGATTCGGGAGGATATCGCTTTCCTGAATTCAATCCGTACGGGAGCGAGAAGACCTTCATCCGTAACGAAGCAGGTTGAGGAGAAAGAGGCCAGTCGAAAACGCCGGGCTCCTTCTATTCTGCAGGAAGACACCGACCGCTTTATGGAAATCAGCAGGGCGCAAAGAAGCGGGAAATGGGACACTGCAGAGAAAGACCAGCAAGCAGAGAACAGTACGCCGGAGGATGAACCTGAGTCAGAAGAAAAAAAGGATCCTGAACTGTTTCCTTCAGGTACTGCGTTTGAAATAGAACCGGAGGAAGCAGCTGATAAAGAGCCCGTCGAAGCAGAGGTTCCGGAAAAAGATCAGGAGTCTCAGGCGGTCTCTATTCCATGGGAAGAAGAAAAAACTCCAGATGCCATTGTAGAGGATGTGCAGGAAATAAGGCCGGCAGCAGTAGAAAATAGTCCGGGGCCAGCTCCGGAAAAAAACGAACTGCCCGCGGGCAGAAGCGAAACGAAAACAGAAGAACCAACAGCTGCTTCACCTTCGTCAGTGAAAGAAAGGCCGGCAGCAGCACCGGTGAAAAAACAAACCGGCAGCAAGCGGGCCTCTACGTCCACCCCGTTTAATGTCATGATGTATCCTAAGGACAAGCGTTCAGCCGGACAGCAGTCAAAGCAAAAGGGATACCGGCTTCCATCGCTTCAGCTGCTCAATATTCCTCCTAAAAAAGAGGACGAAGACCAGAGCGAACTTGAAGAACAGAGAGAACAGCTTGAAACCACACTGAAAAACTTCCATGTGGATGCAAAGGTTTCCCAGATTACAAAAGGGCCATCGGTTACAAGGTTTGAAGTTCAGCCTGCGCCGGGAGTAAAAGTAACAAAAGTGACTAATCTGACAGATGACATTAAAATGGCGCTCGCTGCGAAGGATTTAAGAATGGAAGCGCCTATCCCGGGAAAGAATGCTATTGGCATTGAAGTGCCCAATCCGACGTCCGCGCCGGTATTTTTACGGGAAATCCTCCGCCGGGACGTATTTAAAAATCATCAATCGCCGCTCTCAGTAGCCATGGGTCTCGACATTGGCGGCAATCCGGTCATCGCCGATCTGCAAAACATGCCGCACGGATTGATCGCAGGCGCTACCGGTTCAGGAAAGAGTGTGTGTATCAACTCTATTCTGCTGAGCCTGCTGTATAAATCTTCCCCGGAAGAATGTAAGTGGATGCTGATCGATCCTAAAATGGTGGAGCTTGCTTCGTACCGTGATGTTCCTCACCTTATTACACCGGTGATCAATGACGCCAAGGAAGCCACGGGAGCGTTGAAATGGGCGGTCCAGGAAATGGAAGACCGCTACGAACGCCTGGCCCGGGAGGGCGTGCGCGATATGAAAAAATACAATGAGCGCATGGAAAAACAGGGGCGGCCGGCTGATAAAATGCCTTACCTTGTCATTGTAATTGATGAATTGGCAGACCTGATGATGGTGTCGCCGCAGGATGTGGAGGATGCGATCTGCCGTATTGCCCAGAAAGCAAGGGCCTGCGGTATGCATCTGCTTGTGGCAACGCAGCGTCCATCAGTGGATGTCATCACAGGCCTTATTAAAGCAAACATTCCAACCAGAATAGCATTTTCTGTGTCCTCACAGGTCGACTCACGGACTATTCTGGACGGGGGAGGTGCTGAGCGTTTAATTGGCAAGGGTGACATGCTTTTCTATCCGAATGGGGCCTCCAAGCCAACACGTGTGCAGGGCACATTTGTGACAGATGAAGAAATAGACGCCGTGACAGATTATGTAAAAGAACAGAAAAAACCCGTTTATCAGTTCCAAAAAGAGGAGCTCCAAAAGCATCTGGAAAAAGAAGAACACCAGGATCCCCTCTATGATAACGCGTGTGAATTCGTCATTGATCAGAAGCAGGCTTCCGCCTCCCAGCTGCAGCGCCGGTTTTCTTTAGGATATAATCGCGCGGCCAAGCTGATTGATACGATGGAAAACCGTGGGATTGTATCAGAGGCGAGAGGAAGCAAGCCGCGTAATGTATTAGTCACCCGGCAGGAATGGGAAGAATCAGTATAG